GGCAGGTCAGAGCTTTGTTATGGCGAATGCTGCAGAGATGGTGAAGCAGGCCGCACCTGAGCTCCCGGTTATTCCGTCGAACAACGAGGAAGGCGTTGCGTGCAagctcgaggagctgctggcgacTGACGCCTTTGTCAGGTAATGGCCGAATGGAGAGGTGACAGCGTCCCCCTCGACTGCACGCAAGTGGGGGAACCTGCCCCGCGCGACGGTGTGCGCAAGTAGCGAAGCCACCTCACCTTCGCGCCGTCAAGAAGGTTGCGAACGACCTTGGCAGCCCTACTTGTTCCATCTTGTCTGTTCCTTCTCTACACATCCGTTCatggagcggctgcgctggccCACCTGCTGGACCATCGGAACCTCagtccccacccctcaccaGCCAATGTGCAACTGAGGGTGCTCATCGCACATTCCtgtctcctttttttttcggctcTGGCTTGATCGTGTCGTGTGTTCACGAGGGCTCACCTCGTTGCATCCACGCGTGGATCGGCGCACGACCGAGTGAGCAAGAGGCGAAGAACAGGGGGAAGGCGGGGGAGAGCGGAGGCCCGACCTTTAAACGTCACCCGCTGCACCACTTCATCCTGCTTGGTCCGCCCTCGCGAGCAGCGAACCGCTTTTTCAGTCCACGCCTACACGAACAGAGCTGACATATCCGTAGCGGAACGAACGGAAGGCGAACaccctcccctgcccccgtctccctcccaccaAAAGTCGTCTGCACTACCCTCCAACAACAAAGTCATGACGGGGACAAAATGAGGATCTGCAGCCTCGACAGCAAAAGTGCCCTAAGCAACCTATTGTTGCACCGTGAACACATAATGCTCATGTCGCACATCGCTACGGACTCTCGTCTTGATACCCAAAGGCGATAACTCGTCGTTGATCCCTTCCTAGACGCACGCCTGCTCAGCAGAACGGCGCGGGTAGCGCTCCTCTCATCCTCATCCATTCGGCCACCGCACTTCTCCGTTTTTCCTCATTGCTCGGAGGTCACCCCCagccacctccaccgcccgCTTTTGCGATGAGGGTGTCTGACCCGGCGTTGTGACCGATACTCTAGGCACGGTTTGTGAATCGCTGGCGGCTCACGGCGCACCGCATTTCACGACGTGATCCTGCGCGCAGGGATGTGATTACGCTCACCTcgctcgcgctgcacggGCTCCGCCCCTGTCGGGTGTCTCTCGCCGGGCCCTGTCTGCTCAGCACACCCGTGGCCGCGGTCCCGCTTCGGATTAAGGCACGCTGTCCAGCCCGGTCCGCGTGGCTGCTGAtcgcgcggcgcgcatgcgaggaagagggacgAGGCGAGGACAAGAGGAGCCCGTGAGGCGCATGGCCCGGCTcggcggcaggacggctcgtcctAGAAGACCAGGGCCGAGCCGCGGGTGCAAGAGGGGTAGCGGCGCTGTGTGTCGTCGTGCGcgtatacatacacataatatatatatattggTGATGACGTGCTTGTGGCGGGAATGGCACGCTAAACAAAAAACGGGGCGTGATGGTCCTGAGGTGGCTCGTGCTTTCCGTCCCTCCTCGGTTGCACATCACGTGCACCCTTCATTATCCGCTGGCTAGGAAGCCATTCACATGAACGAACTCGTGACGGTGTCCCGGGTCTTTTGTGCCTCGCCGAGTTGGACTCCTTCTAGTCATTTCGACGTACCATGACGTGCAGCTTCCGTCTCTTGTTTGTCGCCTCACTGCTTCGCCCAAGCTCACCTATGCGCTCTCTGGTGCGTCGGCTCTGTCCTGTCTTTTGTCTGCGGCATACCCACCGCTTTTCCGTTGCGGCATGCTTTCGGATCCACTCCAGCGGCCATATTTTTTTGGTGGGCCTGTAGTTGTGTAGCCCATTGAGTATCACGATCTGGAAGCGAAGCCTTGTACGTGACGAGGTAcatctctccatctctcttttcttttctctgttCGTGgaacccccccctccccaccccactcccgACCACCCGTCCTCGACGTGCAAGCAGTCCCTTTCTTGTACCAAAAGGCGCCCACAACACGCCTTGCACGCCGCGACATACAGATGAAcgtacgcgcacacacacggtgaGACAAACCCTATCGACGGCTGCCGACATCCCTTACCTCACTGACCAGTGCAACACGAACACTCGTCATCGCAGCGTTACGGAAGCCCTTTCAGCGGggtgctctcctcctcgccttcgccGACCCCTTCCTTTGACCTCTGCAGATCCATGCCCAGAATGCCCATCAAGGCCATTGTCACCGACCTCGATGGCACGTTGCTCAATCCACAGCACTGCATCAGCAACTACACCGCCAAAGTCCTGAACAAGATCAAGGAAAAGGGCATCTGCTTTATCGTGGCTACTGGTCGCCCGTACACGGAGGTCTTCAGCAGAATTCGGGATTGCCACATGGCGCCGGACTACATCATCACTAGCAACGGCGCCCGCATTCACGATGGCGCGTTCAACGTCATACGTGAGCACAACATTCGACCGGACCTTGTGGAGTCGCTTGTGCGGATGCGCACGGTCAAGGACCCTGTGACTGGTGCCGAACTTCCGAAGAAGTTCACCACGAACATCTACCGCGGGGCAGACTGGCTGACGGACAAGAGCATCGCAGAGGTGAGCGAAGCCTTCCACGTGGACTTCCAGTGCACAGACCTTCATGAGCACTTCTACGAGCTGCAGGCGTCAGAGCTGAAAGAGGTGCATGAGATTTGGTTCGCTGGCGACCACGACGAGCTCGTGCTGCTGGATAATGCGCTCAGAGAGAAGTACTCCGACGACCTTTGCTGCACCTTTTCCCTTCCCTACATACTGGACTGTGTACCGGCAGGCGTCAACAAGGGCAATGGTGTGCTAGAGGTGGCAGAGGTGCTGGGGTTGACGCTGGATGAGGTGGCCTGCTTTGGCGACGGCATGAACGACGAGTCGATGCTGCAGGTGACCTCGACATCCTTTATTATGGCAAATGCTCAACAAAAGTTGAAGGATGCCGTCCCGCACGCGCAGATCATCGGTAGCAACGCCGACGATGGTGTGGCCAAGAAGCTGGAGGAAATCTTTTTCTCATCCTAGATGCGATCATCTGTCTTCCAGGTAAAAGTAATCACGACAGTGTGGAGGTGATAGCACACcggcaagagagggggagagggaggggagaagaacTCGCAGGTATCGTCAAGCGATCCGACGAGGGAGTCTATCGGCCCTCTTGGCACCTGCATATTGCTACAGTCTGCCGGATAGACTGTGCAGAAGGTCGTGTGTCTGGGCTCATCTCCTCccacgccctccccctctccaccagACCTCTATCCcgtttcctctctctctttccatCGCTTTGTCTTGAAACCCAAAAAAGCAGTGGGGAAGAAGAAAGCAAAAACGATGTCGCGCACTCTTTTGGACTCCATGCGTgtcatcacacacacacacacaccgagcGGAGGAGCTATGCATCCTGAGGCTcacttcttttttttttcgggcGACAAAGGCTTGATAGAGGCCCAGCTTCCGCTCTCGACCTCACGAGTCCCTTTGTCTCTGGATTTGCCCCGTACGAGAGCACTGGTGCGATGACACAAAGAACAAAACGGTGAGCTATCTTTTGTAGAGACCAACACGGCGCACTTCCACCTGACCTTTAtctttccttctcttccGTCCAACAACCTGCTCCACgctctaccccccccccttccccttcctttTGAATCGCGGTCATGTCTTCACAACCCTCCGacctcccacccccctctcacGAAAAGTTGCACACGGCTGTACACTCCGTtatcctccctccctcccttcttacagcgcctcttcctccctctgtcACGACGAGGAAAACACAGCGAGGGGCTCTACAAGTGAGAAGGcgcacaacaacaacaaaaaatcGACACGCgtgccgtttttttttccgcacCAACAAaaccgcacacacgcaacgcATCCGTATTcgagctcctcctctgttGAGAGACTCTGTAGAACGCAAGGATTCTCTCCTCATCGCCttcattcttttttttcgggggaggggtatTTCGTTTCTTCTTGGGTTGGTCATCTCTGttcccgccgctgcctctgccctctccctctccatccaCACCCGGTGCCTCCTCAGTGTGTTTCTTCCctgccttttcctttttttctgtcgctcctcctctctcttctctgccatCTTCATTGGTTTTGGTTTGTTTCCCTCTGTGAGTGTCCGTGCCCGAGAGCGTTCTCCATCAGCTGCCCTTTCCTTCCGTCTACGCCTCGCTCGTTgtctgcatctctctctccccttcgctTCGTTTTTCTGCTTAACATTCTTCACGTCACTCcatctctttttttttgtttttcgctTTCTGtgctctcttccccccttcgGTCCGTCCGCGTCACCCGCACCTCCGTTGCGCCTGTGCAGGTCTTCGCGGTCTCGTAAGTGTTTCACGGCATTTTTTCGACTCCTTcggccctctccctctccctctccctctccctcgcacTGTTCACATCTGTGGCGTCTTTTCTGTCGTTTCGGACGCCCCTTCATCTTGCCAGGTGAAGGACCCTTTTCATCGACGCGAGtattttcctttttgttGCGTTCTCTTTccgccgtcgcggctgctgcgcccacctacccctctccttctcctccgcctccgctttGGTGGAACTCTGTCCATCGGTGTTTCATCGTCGAGCGTGACCAGCGCTTTGTGTCGCTTTTCTTTGTTCTTGATTGCATGCTGTGGCCGTCACGAACTCTTGCCTTTACTCTCTACACCTCTCCTGTAAAGGTTGACCCGCGCACTCATGACCAGCCCAGACAATATGGTTGCTGCCAGTGTGTACGCACGGAGGCCAAAAGGGGTTCGGGTGCCAGCGGGCCTCAACCCGTACAAGCTTGTTGCGTGCGACATGGATGGCACGCTGCTCAACAGCAACCACTCTATCTCCGACTACACCCGCACCGTTCTGTcgaagctgctggcgcgtggTGTGCACATTATCTTTGCCACGGGCCGCCCGTTCACGGATGTCTATCGCATTAAGCGCCGCCTTAATATCTTCGCAGCCACAAAGTTCATCCCGACGCCGGGTCTTCAAGTGGTCACGCCTGTAGAGTCCTCGCCGACCTCGCGCTACCCATCCGGCTCGCCGAACAGCTCCCACAGCGTCTTGCCGCCAACCCCGTCCTCGACCTGCTCAGGGACAGGACCGAACGAGACGGAGAAGATCATCCCACGCTGCTTCGCCATCACGTCTAACGGGGCATGCATCTACAACGAAGCGAACGAGCGCATCTACGAGCGCACCATCGATCCGCGCATTGTGCAGGAACTCTACTCGGTGTTCATGGATGACCCCGAGGTGAACATCAACGTCTTCCGCAGCGTCGACGAGGCggaccggcagcagcagggatACACGAACCCAAGTGACCAGCCGGACGACAAGGCCAGCGAGGAGTGGATCTGCCGGTACCCGTGCGATCTCGAGGCAGCGCTCTACAAGGAGTCGCGATTCACCTTTCGCGTTGTCTCTAACCTGGAAAAGACATTCCCAGTGGACCGCGTGAGCGAGATCTTCTTTCTCTGCTACAACCCCGAGAAGAGCGCCCTGGTGGAGTCCGACATTAACAAGCGAATGAAAGAGCTGGCGGATGAGCTGAAGCTGGAGACGTCCGTTCGCGTGGCGCCGTCTGCGACGTACTGCCTCGACATTGTTCCGTCCGACGTCAGTAAAGCGTCGGCACTGCAGCATGTTCTCGACAAGCTTGACTTGACGATGGGCGACTGCATCGCCTTTGGTGACGGCCTCAACGACGTGGAGCTGCTGTCCTCGGTGGGAAAGGGGTGTATCATGGGGAACGGCAACCCACGACTGaagaagctgctgccgcacctcgAGGTGATTGGCCGGaatgacgacgacgccgtcgcccgAAAGCTCAGCGAAATCTTCGACATGGACGATGAGCTTGGTGACATTGGAAATCCCCTGCGCTCTTCTACGTGACGGACTGAGTCGGAGAAGATGCGGCACACCCAGGTAGATATGAGAGGCGCAGAGATGAGACATGGCGGCGGGGGCAACGTAGGGGCTCTCCGTGAACACGTCCCGTACcattctctcccccttcccctcgaGGAACACGTGCTTGTATCGGAATCCCTGGCCCCGCTGGCCTGTTGTTTCTACggtgtcttttttttccttccccCTTGAATTTCGCAGCCCTCGCACCCCTTCCCTGCGTTCTTTTTGGTGGTGAACTCCTCACACCCCCACCGAGGGTGGAGCGCAGCAAGACAGTCGGACTCCGCCACGCCTTCTGTGCTCACCACGCCCCATTCTTTGCATCCACCGCGGACACGGATGCTATTCAAGCGGCTCCACAatccactccccccccccttcccgtAACGAGGGAGCACTCAGCACTGGAGCACTCAAATGGAGCTTG
Above is a window of Leishmania mexicana MHOM/GT/2001/U1103 complete genome, chromosome 28 DNA encoding:
- a CDS encoding haloacid dehalogenase-like hydrolase-like protein: MTSPDNMVAASVYARRPKGVRVPAGLNPYKLVACDMDGTLLNSNHSISDYTRTVLSKLLARGVHIIFATGRPFTDVYRIKRRLNIFAATKFIPTPGLQVVTPVESSPTSRYPSGSPNSSHSVLPPTPSSTCSGTGPNETEKIIPRCFAITSNGACIYNEANERIYERTIDPRIVQELYSVFMDDPEVNINVFRSVDEADRQQQGYTNPSDQPDDKASEEWICRYPCDLEAALYKESRFTFRVVSNLEKTFPVDRVSEIFFLCYNPEKSALVESDINKRMKELADELKLETSVRVAPSATYCLDIVPSDVSKASALQHVLDKLDLTMGDCIAFGDGLNDVELLSSVGKGCIMGNGNPRLKKLLPHLEVIGRNDDDAVARKLSEIFDMDDELGDIGNPLRSST
- a CDS encoding putative haloacid dehalogenase-like hydrolase; translated protein: MPRMPIKAIVTDLDGTLLNPQHCISNYTAKVLNKIKEKGICFIVATGRPYTEVFSRIRDCHMAPDYIITSNGARIHDGAFNVIREHNIRPDLVESLVRMRTVKDPVTGAELPKKFTTNIYRGADWLTDKSIAEVSEAFHVDFQCTDLHEHFYELQASELKEVHEIWFAGDHDELVLLDNALREKYSDDLCCTFSLPYILDCVPAGVNKGNGVLEVAEVLGLTLDEVACFGDGMNDESMLQVTSTSFIMANAQQKLKDAVPHAQIIGSNADDGVAKKLEEIFFSS